In the genome of Salvelinus sp. IW2-2015 linkage group LG25, ASM291031v2, whole genome shotgun sequence, one region contains:
- the fhip2a gene encoding FHF complex subunit HOOK interacting protein 2A: MFSKFTSILQHAVEALAPSLPLQEDFVYHWKAITHYYIETSDDKAPVTDTNIPSHLEQMLDILTHEESERESGETGPCMEYLLHHKILETLFTLGKADCPPGMKQQVLSFYTKLLGRIHQPLLPHINVHRPVQKLIRLCGEILAAPTENEEIQFLCIVCAKLKQDPYLVNFFLENKVKRPDPKRPGVEGVREDLASPDTGQPQAEGQAAESREEPKSAAAQSNNNKVNNYNIVTSLLNLTKSPDGRIVVKACEGLMLLVSLPEPAAAKCLTENTELCELLTDRLSAFYKALPMSMDPLDIETVESVNWGLDVYNMKDDAAIFTGKRALISFLSWLDYCDQLIKEAQKTAAAVLAKAVRERFFVAVMEPQLMQTSELGILTSTALLNRIIRQVTSEALLQDMVYFLLGEEKGPETLASIAQNPLRHRLIEHCDHLSDEISIMTLRLFEHLIQKPNQHVLHSLMLRSLEERNYLENKPQEEREPVENGQPHDFIDLEEDPLFGDDFSPENRLASPDWLSNSPTQSPYHAKPDGKTEVHKIVNSFLCLVPDEAKSSSHVEGTGYDTYLRDAHRQFRDYCGICQRWDWRGTPKAMEKCDLDSPFFEGHFLKVLFDRMGRILDQPYDVNLHVTSVLSKLSLLPHPHMHEYLLDPYINLGPGCRSLFSVIVRVVGDLMLRIQRIPDFTPKLLLVRKRLLGLEPEGLNIDHMTLLEGVIVLEEFCKELAAIAFVKFHATASTSP, translated from the exons ATGTTCTCCAAATTTACATCGATTCTACAGCACGCAGTCGAGGCG CTTGCGCCTTCACTGCCCTTGCAGGAGGACTTTGTGTATCACTGGAAAGCCATCACACATTACTACATAGAGACATCAG ATGACAAAGCACCTGTGACAGACACCAACATCCCGTCCCATCTGGAGCAGATGCTGGACATCCTGACGCAYgaggagtcagagagagagtctggAGAGACTGGGCCCTGCATGGAGTACCTGCTGCACCACAAGATCCTAGAGACCCTCTTCACCCTGGGCAAGGCCGAT TGTCCTCCGGGAATGAAGCAGCAGGTTCTGAGTTTTTACACCAAGCTGCTAGGACGCATTCACCAGCCTCTTCTGCCCCACATCAATGTCCATAGACCTGTACAG AAACTCATCCGTCTGTGTGGAGAGATCCTGGCTGCTCCCACGGAGAACGAGGAGATCCAGTTTCTCTGTATTGTCTGTGCCAAACTAAAGCAGGACCCCTACCTCGTTAACTTCTTCCTGGAG AATAAAGTGAAGAGGCCTGACCCAAAGAGGCCCGGTGTAGAGGGGGTTAGGGAGGACTTGGCTTCACCAGACACAGGTCAACCKCAGGCAGAGGGACAGGCAGCTGAATCACGTGAGGAACCCAAGTCTGCTGCTGCTCAGTCCAACAACAACAARGTCAACAACTACAACATAGTCACATCTCTCCTCAACCTCACCAAGAGTCCG gaTGGCAGGATAGTGGTGAAGGCATGCGAGGGCCTCATGCTTCTGGTCAGTCTGCCTGAGCCGGCCGCGGCCAAGTGTCTGACGGAGAACACTGAGCTCTGTGAACTCTTGACTGACAGACTGTCAGCCTTCTACAAGGCTCTCCCCATGTCCATGGATCCCCTGGACATTGAGACAGTGGAGTCAGTCAACTGGGG ACTGGATGTGTATAACATGAAGGATGATGCTGCCATCTTCACTGGGAAGCGAGCACTCATCTCCTTCCTATCTTGGCTCGATTACTGCGACCAGCTCATCAAAGAGGCTCAGAAG ACGGCGGCTGCAGTGTTGGCTAAAGCAGTGAGAGAGAGGTTCTTTGTGGCGGTCATGGAGCCCCAGCTGATGCAGAC GTCGGAGYTGGGCATCCTGACCTCCACGGCTTTGCTTAACAGGATCATCCGCCAGGTGACCTCGGAGGCCTTGCTGCAGGACATGGTCTACTTCCTCCTAGGGGAGGAGAAAGGACCAGAGACCCTAGCCAGCATTGCCCAGAACCCCCTCCGACACAGACTCATAGAGCACTGTGACCACCTGTCAGATGAG ATCAGCATCATGACCCTGCGTCTGTTTGAGCACCTGATCCAGAAGCCCAACCAGCACGTCCTCCACAGTCTGATGCTACGCAGCCTGGAGGAGAGGAACTACCTGGAGAACAAGccccaggaggagagggagcccGTGGAGAACGGCCAGCCCCACGACTTCAT AGACCTTGAAGAGGACCCTCTGTTTGGCGACGACTTCTCTCCAGAGAACAGGTTGGCCAGCCCTGATTGGTTGAGCAACTCCCCAACACARAGTCCCTACCACGCAAAGCCTGATGGAAAGACCGAGGTCCACAAGATTGTTAACAG TTTCCTGTGTTTGGTGCCTGATGAAGCCAAGTCCTCGTCTCATGTGGAGGGAACGGGTTATGACACCTACCTAAGAGACGCACACAGACAG TTCAGGGACTACTGTGGGATCTGTCAGAGATGGGACTGGCGCGGCACCCCCAAGGCCATGGAGAAGTGTGACCTGGACAGTCCCTTCTTCGAGGGCCACTTCCTCAAAGTCCTCTTTGACAGAATGGGCCGTATTTTGGATCAG CCTTATGATGTGAACCTGCATGTGACGTCAGTGCTGTCTAAGCTGTCTCTGTTACCCCACCCACACATGCATGAGTACCTGCTGGATCCCTACATCAACCTGGGCCCCGGCTGCAGGTCCCTCTTCTCCGTCATCGTCAGG GTGGTTGGGGACCTCATGTTGAGGATTCAGCGCATCCCAGACTTCACACCCAAACTCCTGTTGGTAAGAAAGAGACTGCTTGGCCTCGAACCAGAGGGTCTGAA CATCGACCACATGACCCTGCTGGAGGGGGTGATCGTACTGGAGGAGTTCTGCAAGGAGTTGGCTGCCATTGCCTTTGTCAAGTTCCACGCGACTGCCTCCACCTCCCCCTAA